In Porites lutea chromosome 9, jaPorLute2.1, whole genome shotgun sequence, a single window of DNA contains:
- the LOC140948238 gene encoding solute carrier family 15 member 4-like, with translation MPLIVKVNPAANYPNDSLLSPQQVDPKYTETSPLLKEKIRAKHRHFREAVTRRLRQSLRMRRIPVLMLILIEVFERFAYYGILINFALFLNKCCGWPLFVAVASAMAFSSVSWFMCAVCGVMADSRFGRYNTIVCGFLVYFIGAVILVVVAFLMGRYYFHRGEGLIDEPWILMTLLVGFLSVSAGEGAVKANLSAFGADQLKMDAPRPDYRTLFNCFYWMSNVISLLCLAGVTYIQQLKWNYAFTIGFGLPAFSLTLAYVSFLCCRKYFSVNRPLGTGIRNMWLIVKQAWSRRHAVRVETRELIPRSITSNSSSSESDWLDRAAITYGGTFLEGEVNEVRCLWKIVVFCILLIPYWMIYAQLYSTFILQGLHLQAEYGEFIVPAAWPSLCEIVILLILVPVVERGVYPGLSNKCGFTIPMLSRVILGMLLAAGSAGMAGLVEKKMTSSFLDSGADNHTASGKTYFFVRNFSIWWQIPQYSLMGMSEVFTSIPALQLVLTMCPSTPQSVTTAVYNLMISVGSVMSLCVLALTAYQWGWYPRADDDVRQHYLGNERVACYHWLLAVLMLIGAFWTYVIGRSYNIGLNKSEFGHQQLINEEPLGPERLPTLQEGSRVDHEAQTSQFVELS, from the exons ATGCCGCTTATAGTTAAAGTGAACCCAGCAGCGAATTACCCGAATGATAGCCTTTTATCGCCACAACAAGTAGATCCCAAATACACCGAGACATCACCGTTGCTAAAAGAGAAGATCAGAGCTAAACATCGCCACTTTCGAGAGGCCGTCACACGCAGACTTCGCCAAAGTCTCAGAATGAGACGTATACCCGTGTTGATGCTGATTTTGATCGAGGTTTTTGAACGATTTGCCTACTACGGAATATTGATCAACTTTGCATTATTCCTCAACAAGTGCTGCGGATGGCCCTTGTTCGTAGCCGTAGCGAGTGCAATGGCGTTTTCCTCAGTTTCCTGGTTCATGTGCGCTGTTTGTGGTGTCATGGCGGATTCTCGCTTTGGTCGCTATAACACCATTGTTTGTGGCTTCCTGGTCTATTTTATTGGTGCTGTAATTCTGGTGGTGGTTGCTTTCTTGATGGGGCGCTATTACTTTCATAGAGGAGAAGGTCTCATTGACGAGCCATGGATTTTAATGACTCTTCTTGTGGGCTTCCTGTCTGTTTCTGCAGGAGAGGGAGCGGTGAAAGCAAATTTATCTGCTTTTGGGGCAGACCAACTCAAGATGGATGCCCCGCGACCAGATTACAGAACATTGTTTAATTGCTTTTATTGGATGTCCAATGTGATTTCACTTCTTTGTCTTGCTGGAGTCACTTACATTCAACAACTAAAATGGAACTATGCATTTACTATTGGCTTTGGTCTTCCTGCATTTTCACTGACATTAGCCTATGTATCATTCCTTTGCTGCCgcaaatatttttctgttaatagACCACTTGGCACCGGGATTAGAAACATGTGGTTGATCGTTAAACAGGCATGGTCCCGAAGACATGCTGTTAGAGTGGAAACAAG GGAACTGATTCCAAGAAGTATTACAAGTAATTCATCATCATCTGAAAGTGATTGGCTTGATAGGGCTGCCATCACATATGGCGGGACATTTTTGGAGGGAGAAGTGAATGAAGTCAGGTGtttatggaaaattgtggtGTTTTGTATTCTACTCATCCCTTACTGGATGATTTATGCACAG CTTTACAGCACATTTATCCTACAAGGGTTACACCTTCAGGCAGAATATGGAGAGTTCATTGTGCCTGCTGCATGGCCTAGTCTTTGTGAGATTGTTATTCTGTTGATCCTGGTTCCAGTAGTTGAGAGAGGTGTTTATCCTGGCTTGTCTAACAAGTGTGGATTCACCATCCCAATGCTAAGCAGGGTCATCTTAGGGATGTTATTGGCAGCTGGTTCTGCAGGAATGG CTGGCCTTGTGGAGAAAAAGATGACAAGTAGCTTCCTTGATTCTGGCGCagataaccacacagcaagtgGAAAAACGTACTTTTTTGTCAGGAACTTCTCTATCTGGTGGCAGATTCCTCAGTATTCATTGATGGGCATGAGTGAAGTCTTTACTAGCATTCCAG CTTTACAACTGGTACTGACTATGTGCCCTTCCACGCCTCAGAGCGTTACCACAGCAGTGTACAATTTGATGATAAGTGTTGGAAGTGTCATGAGCCTGTGTGTATTGGCTCTGACTGCTTATCAGTGGGGATGGTACCCCAGAGCTGATGATGACGTACGTCAGCATTACCTGGGCAACGAGAGGGTCGCTTGTTACCATTGGTTACTTGCTGTACTGATGCTGATTGGAGCATTTTGGACATACGTTATAGGAAGAAGTTACAATATTGGACTTAACAAAAGTGAATTTGGTCATCAACAGTTGATCAATGAGGAGCCTTTAGGACCTGAAAGGCTGCCGACTTTGCAGGAAGGCAGTAGGGTGGATCATGAAGCACAGACAAGTCAATTTGTGGAGCTTAGTTGA
- the LOC140948555 gene encoding protein SDA1 homolog: MSDRNRNKLPTNLPQLQNLIKRDPDSYREEFLQQFRHYESNLQIFKLDPSNANKTLGDLVMFISQVSHCYTKELEHFPQEIIDVLQRHHSAMDADLRMTLCKALILIRNKNLLSPTSLLELFFALFRCKDKLLREVLYSHIVTDIKNINAKHKNNKVNTTLQNFMYTMLRDNNPIAAKKSLDVMVELYRKNIWNDGKTVNVITTACFSPITKIVVAALTFFLGHDEEDKDKEDSDSDQELDQSAIRRMLHASSVNKKTMKKKQKIDKAMATLKKQKKKRKNTSAVNFSALHLINDPQGFSERLFKQLETSTERFEVKVMMMDLISRLVGVHQLFLFNLYPFIQRYLQPHQREVTKLLTYFAQACHELVPPEVIESGLKAIVNNFVTERNSNEVMAVGLNAVREVCARCPLVMTDELLQDLAQYKTSKDKSVMMAARSLIQLFRAVNPALLHKKDRGKPTEESKTFTVKQYGELKTTNFVPGTEVLEERNEDEDLDSKIEANNDEWESDDDDDEGEWIDVHHSSEEEQEIEEGESNDENEEAEEDLNAKAARISQTRFLTDEDFKKIRLREAVRQIDPKAGKKRKRGADHTEPSERGELISLGDIENIHKKRRHDKESRLETVLAGRQDREKFSSKKATKKRLNEFASSTNKEKRRKKNFMMMRHNRDVRGKNKRSFRDKQMALKNSLLKAKKAK, from the exons ATGAGTGATCGAAATAGAAACAAGTTGCCCACTAACTTGCCACAGTTGCAGAACTTGATTAAAAGGGATCCCGATTCATACAGAGAAGAG TTTCTCCAGCAGTTTCGGCATTATGAATCCAATCTGCAGATATTTAAACTTGATCCATCAAATGCAAACAAAACTCTTGGAGACTTGGTCATGTTTATCAGCCAG GTTTCCCACTGCTATACTAAAGAACTAGAACATTTTCCTCAAGAAATAATAGATGTCCTTCAAAGACACCACAGTGCCATGGATGCAGATCTCAGAATG ACACTCTGTAAAGCTCTTATACTTATTAGGAACAAGAACCTACTCTCGCCTACAAG TCTTCTAGAACTCTTCTTTGCACTGTTCAGATGCAAGGATAAACTACTTAGAGAGGTTCTATACAGTCACATAGTCACAGATATCAAGAACATAAATGCAAAGCACAAGAACAACAAAGTCAATACT ACGTTGCAGAACTTTATGTACACAATGCTACGTGACAACAATCCTATAGCTGCTAAGAAATCCCTTGATGTAATGGTTGAACTGTacagaaaaaatatttggaatgatGGGAAAACAGTAAATGTGATCACAACAGCCTGTTTTTCCCCTATAACAAAg ATTGTGGTTGCAGCTCTGACATTTTTTCTTGGACATGATgaagaagacaaagataaagaaGACAGTGATAGTGATCAAGAG CTGGACCAGTCTGCCATTAGACGAATGCTTCATGCCAGTAGTGTgaacaagaaaacaatgaagaagaaacagaaaattgaTAAAGCAATGGCAACTCTAAAG aaacaaaagaagaaacgCAAAAATACGTCTGCAGTTAATTTTTCTGCTCTTCATCTTATCAACGATCCTCAGG GATTTAGTGAAAGATTGTTTAAACAACTTGAGACCTCAACAGAAAGATTTGAAGTTAAAGTAATGATGATGGACCTCATATCAAGACTTGTCGGGGTTCACCAG CTTTTCTTGTTCAATCTATATCCTTTCATCCAAAGATACCTGCAGCCGCATCAACGAG AGGTCACTAAACTGCTGACATATTTTGCTCAAGCGTGCCATGAGCTTGTTCCTCCAGAG gtcatTGAATCAGGTCTCAAAGcaattgtaaataattttgtGACAGAAAGAAACTCCAATGAAGTTATGGCTGTTGG tTTAAACGCTGTTCGCGAAGTCTGTGCAAGATGTCCTCTAGTGATGACCGATGAGCTACTACAGGATTTAGCGCAGTATAAGACTTCTAAGGATAAAA GTGTTATGATGGCTGCTAGGTCTCTTATACAGTTGTTCCGTGCTGTGAATCCCGCTCTTCTTCATAAAAAAGACAGG GGCAAACCGACCGAGGAAAGCAAGACTTTTACTGTAAAACAGTATGGTGAACTGAAGACGACTAACTTTGTGCCTGGAACAGAG GTTCTTGAGGAAAGAAATGAGGACGAGGACCTTGATTCTAAAATCGAAGCAAACAATG ATGAATGggaaagtgatgatgatgatgacgagggTGAATGGATAGATGTTCATCACTCTTCAGAAGAGGAACAAGAG ATTGAAGAAGGTGAAAGTAACGATGAGAATGAAGAGGCAGAGGAAGATTTGAACGCTAAAGCGGCGAGGATAAGTCAGACCCGC TTTCTTACAGATGAGGATTTCAAAAAGATTCGGCTACGAGAAGCGGTTCGTCAGATTGACCCTAAAGCTGGAAAGAAGCGAAAAAGAGGTGCTGATCATACAGAACCCTCGGAAAG GGGGGAGCTAATATCTCTAGGAGACATCGAAAACATTCACAAGAAGAGAAGACATGACAAGGAATCACGATTGGAGACTGTACTT GCTGGTAGACAAGACAGAGAAAAGTTTAGCTCAAAGAAAGCAACAAAGAAACGGCTTAATGAATTTGCCAGTTCCACGAATAAG GAGAAAAGAAGGAAGAAGAACTTTATGATGATGCGACATAATAGAGATGTTAGGGGCAAAAATAAACGTTCATTCCGAGACAAACAG ATGGCTCTGAAGAACTCTCTTCTCAAAGCCAAAAAGGCCAAGTAG
- the LOC140948556 gene encoding transcriptional regulator Erg-like: protein MSDPVTIRVLVDDGTPRIPFPLRIHLSLTVFRLKQMIEAQEGFTVGEQEVFFHGNPLQDNLTLGQQNVQEDAQVDIRVNFQDIPSPTRKKGSTSTSEDCVVPDIDDEDNVFNFEQPRVPADPRVWNKWEVMEWLKWATERYSIREVTADKFLMNGKGLCMLNVDGFLYRVPRGGDILYSDFNKRVTAAVEQSRHLESYLNPGAASNFYYVY from the exons ATGAGCGATCCTGTGACAATACG TGTTCTGGTCGACGATGGAACGCCGCGAATTCCGTTCCCTTTGCGAATTCATCTCTCTCTGACAGTGTTTAGACTCAAACAGATGATAGAGGCACAAGAGGGTTTTACTGTTGGAGAGCAAGAGGTTTTCTTTCATGGAAATCCG CTGCAAGATAATCTTACACTGGGGCAGCAGAATGTACAAGAAGATGCCCAAGTTGATATTCGGGTGAATTTTCAAG ACATCCCGTCTCCAACAAGAAAGAAAGGTAGCACTTCAACTTCAGAAGACTGTGTTGTGCCAGATATTGATGATGAGGATAATGTATTCAATTTTGAGCAACCCAGAGTGCCAGCTG ATCCTAGAGTGTGGAACAAATGGGAAGTAATGGAGTGGCTCAAATGGGCAACAGAGAGGTACAGCATAAGAGAGGTCACTGCTGACAAGTTCCTAATGAATGGAAAGGGCCTGTGTATGCTGAATGTGGATGGTTTTCTCTACCGAGTTCCAAGAGGTGGAGACATACTTTACAGCGATTTCAATAAACGTGTGACAGCTGCTGTGGAACAGTCGCGGCATCTGGAAAGCTATTTGAACCCTGGAGCAGCTTCAAATTTCTACTATGTCTA